A region from the Pseudomonas sp. KU26590 genome encodes:
- the xseA gene encoding exodeoxyribonuclease VII large subunit, producing the protein MIKDPFARLGLDRDVLTVSQLNGRARVLLEDVFSSIWVEGEISNLSRPASGHVYFTLKDSGAQVRCALFRSNAARVRQALKDGLAVKVRGKVSLFEGRGDYQLILDTVEPAGDGALRLAFDALKEKLSAEGLFSAERKVALPLHPKRIGIISSPTGAVIRDIISVFRRRAPQVELTLIPTAVQGREAIGQIVRALKLADGRGFDALILARGGGSLEDLWCFNEEAVARAIDACVTPIVSAVGHETDVSISDFVADVRAPTPSAAAELLAPDSSDLQRRVDSLERRLISRMQDRLMREQLRLDGISRRLRHPGERLRQRAQRLDDLDMRMRRAFEQQMHKRLVRMSHLESRLAAQHPGRTLMFLRQRLAVLAERLPRAIKENLKSRRLQLQSQVQTLNVVSPLATLGRGYSILLDERGRAIRAAEQTHQGQRLTAKLADGELQVRVEDNHLTPVTLSLLD; encoded by the coding sequence ATGATCAAAGACCCCTTCGCAAGACTCGGCCTTGACCGGGACGTCCTCACTGTCAGCCAGCTCAATGGCCGCGCACGCGTGCTGCTGGAGGATGTGTTTTCCAGCATCTGGGTCGAGGGCGAGATTTCCAACCTCTCGCGTCCGGCCTCAGGGCACGTTTACTTCACGCTGAAGGACTCCGGCGCCCAGGTGCGTTGCGCGCTGTTTCGCAGCAATGCGGCGCGGGTGCGTCAGGCATTGAAGGACGGCCTGGCGGTCAAGGTGCGCGGCAAGGTCTCGCTGTTTGAAGGTCGCGGCGACTATCAGCTGATTCTCGACACCGTCGAGCCTGCTGGCGATGGTGCACTGCGTCTGGCCTTCGACGCGTTGAAGGAGAAGCTCAGCGCCGAAGGCCTGTTCAGCGCCGAGCGCAAGGTCGCCCTGCCCCTGCACCCCAAGCGCATCGGCATCATCAGCTCCCCAACCGGCGCGGTGATTCGCGACATCATCAGCGTGTTTCGTCGTCGCGCGCCCCAAGTCGAACTCACCCTGATTCCCACCGCCGTGCAGGGCCGCGAAGCCATCGGCCAGATCGTGCGCGCCCTGAAGCTTGCGGATGGAAGGGGCTTCGATGCGTTGATCCTGGCGCGGGGCGGCGGCTCGCTGGAGGACCTCTGGTGCTTCAACGAGGAAGCCGTCGCCCGCGCCATCGATGCGTGCGTGACGCCGATCGTCAGCGCGGTCGGCCACGAAACCGATGTTTCGATCAGTGACTTCGTCGCCGACGTGCGCGCACCCACGCCCTCCGCCGCCGCTGAACTGCTGGCGCCGGATTCAAGCGACTTGCAGCGCCGCGTCGACAGCCTGGAGCGCCGGCTGATCAGCCGCATGCAGGATCGGCTGATGCGCGAGCAATTGCGCCTGGACGGTATTTCCCGCCGCTTGCGCCACCCCGGCGAGCGGTTGCGCCAGCGCGCCCAGCGCCTCGACGACCTGGACATGCGCATGCGCCGGGCCTTCGAGCAGCAGATGCACAAGCGCCTGGTGCGCATGAGCCATCTGGAAAGCCGCCTGGCCGCGCAACATCCGGGACGCACGCTGATGTTTCTGCGTCAGCGCCTGGCGGTATTGGCCGAACGGCTGCCGCGCGCGATCAAGGAAAACCTCAAAAGCCGTCGCCTGCAGCTGCAAAGTCAGGTGCAGACGCTCAACGTGGTCAGCCCGCTGGCGACCCTTGGCCGTGGCTACAGTATTTTGCTGGATGAACGCGGCAGGGCCATTCGCGCTGCCGAGCAGACTCATCAGGGTCAGCGCCTGACGGCAAAGCTGGCGGACGGTGAGCTGCAAGTGCGCGTCGAAGACAACCATCTGACGCCTGTCACCCTTTCACTTCTGGATTGA
- a CDS encoding peptidoglycan DD-metalloendopeptidase family protein: MLPFLSRSLATAALVFCAALPAYADSYISRLLNKPVPGGVAVVDLGPAAQAPKATWQGKPVLVVKDQDARWLAIVGIPLSTKPGTAQQVSSGGRNVPFVVGDKKYPEQRITLKNQRQVNPNPDDLKRIEQELDVQVRAYRTFSPVTPSNLLLDKPVDGPLSSKFGVRRFFNGEERNPHAGLDFAVPAGTPIKSPAAGKVILIGNYFFNGNTVFVDHGQGFISMFCHMSKIDVKVGDAVPRGGVVGRVGSTGRATGPHMHWNVSLNDARVDPAIFINAFQP, from the coding sequence ATGCTGCCTTTTCTATCCCGTTCGTTGGCAACTGCTGCCCTGGTCTTTTGCGCTGCCCTGCCCGCCTACGCTGACAGCTACATTTCCCGCCTGCTCAACAAGCCGGTGCCGGGCGGCGTGGCGGTGGTCGATCTCGGCCCCGCCGCGCAAGCGCCCAAAGCCACGTGGCAGGGCAAACCGGTGCTGGTGGTCAAGGATCAGGACGCGCGCTGGCTGGCCATCGTCGGCATCCCGCTGAGTACCAAGCCAGGCACTGCGCAGCAGGTCAGCAGCGGCGGTCGCAACGTGCCTTTCGTGGTGGGCGACAAGAAGTACCCGGAACAGCGGATTACCCTGAAGAACCAGCGTCAGGTCAATCCGAACCCGGACGACCTCAAGCGCATCGAGCAGGAACTCGACGTGCAGGTCCGCGCCTACCGTACGTTCAGTCCCGTGACGCCGAGCAACCTGCTGCTGGACAAACCGGTGGACGGGCCGCTCTCGAGCAAATTCGGTGTGCGGCGCTTTTTCAACGGTGAGGAGCGCAACCCGCACGCGGGACTGGATTTCGCCGTTCCGGCTGGTACGCCTATCAAGTCGCCGGCTGCGGGCAAAGTGATTCTGATCGGCAATTACTTCTTCAATGGCAACACTGTGTTCGTCGATCACGGCCAGGGTTTCATCAGCATGTTCTGCCATATGTCGAAGATCGACGTGAAGGTCGGCGATGCCGTGCCGCGCGGTGGCGTGGTCGGGCGCGTGGGTTCGACTGGTCGCGCGACGGGGCCGCACATGCACTGGAACGTCAGCCTGAATGACGCGCGGGTTGATCCGGCGATTTTCATTAATGCGTTTCAGCCGTGA
- the leuA gene encoding 2-isopropylmalate synthase — protein MTMLKDPSTKYRAFPVIDLPDRTWPSKAITAAPIWCSSDLRDGNQSLIEPMDAVKKLRFWKTLVQVGVKEIEASFPSASQTDFDFVRTLIEDGHIPDDTTIQVLTQAREDLIARTFESLRGAKKAIVHLYNATCPSFRRIVFNQDKAGVKAIAVNAAQLFVKYAAQQPETQWQFEYSPETFSATELEFAKEVCDAVIDVWNATPQNKVILNLPATVEVATPNIYADQIEWFCRNISRRDSVIISLHTHNDRGTGVAATELGLMAGADRVEGCLFGNGERTGNVDLVTVALNMYTQGLNPQLDFSDIDGVRKVVEECNQIPVHPRHPYVGDLVHTAFSGSHQDAIRKGLTQQKEGTMWEVPYLPIDPADIGRSYEAVIRVNSQSGKGGITYLLEQEYGISLPRRMQIEFSQVVQGETDRLGLEMTAQQIYSLFKREYLQANKPYALVSHRLQEENGNSAVEVVVTGMSDSESNLRWKGTGNGALEALVAGLPVSAEIMDYNEHAIGAGTTAKAAAYIELRVNGDRAVHGVGIDENITTASFKALFSALNRGLLQADATKAA, from the coding sequence ATGACCATGCTCAAAGATCCCTCGACGAAGTACCGCGCCTTTCCTGTCATCGACCTGCCTGACCGCACCTGGCCTTCCAAGGCCATCACTGCGGCGCCGATCTGGTGCAGTTCCGACTTGCGTGACGGTAACCAGTCGCTGATCGAGCCCATGGATGCGGTCAAGAAACTGCGTTTCTGGAAAACCCTCGTGCAAGTGGGTGTGAAGGAAATCGAAGCCTCCTTCCCTTCCGCGTCGCAAACCGATTTCGACTTCGTGCGCACGCTCATCGAAGACGGCCACATCCCGGACGACACCACGATTCAGGTGCTGACGCAGGCTCGCGAAGACCTGATCGCGCGGACGTTCGAGTCCCTGCGCGGTGCGAAAAAAGCCATCGTCCATCTGTATAACGCCACCTGCCCGTCCTTCCGCCGCATCGTCTTCAACCAGGACAAAGCAGGCGTCAAGGCCATCGCAGTGAATGCCGCGCAGCTGTTCGTCAAATACGCCGCCCAGCAGCCAGAAACCCAATGGCAGTTCGAGTACTCGCCGGAGACGTTCAGCGCCACCGAGCTGGAGTTCGCCAAGGAAGTCTGCGACGCCGTCATTGACGTGTGGAACGCGACGCCGCAGAACAAGGTGATCCTGAATTTGCCGGCGACCGTCGAAGTCGCAACCCCGAACATTTACGCCGACCAGATCGAATGGTTCTGCCGCAACATTTCCCGTCGTGACAGCGTGATCATCAGCCTACACACCCACAACGACCGTGGTACCGGCGTCGCGGCAACCGAGCTGGGCCTGATGGCGGGCGCGGATCGCGTTGAAGGCTGCTTGTTCGGCAACGGCGAGCGCACCGGCAACGTCGACCTCGTGACCGTCGCGCTGAACATGTACACCCAGGGCCTGAATCCACAGTTGGACTTTTCCGACATCGACGGCGTGCGCAAGGTGGTTGAAGAGTGCAACCAGATTCCGGTGCACCCGCGTCATCCGTACGTTGGTGATCTGGTGCATACCGCGTTCTCCGGCTCCCACCAGGATGCGATCCGCAAGGGCCTCACCCAGCAGAAAGAAGGCACGATGTGGGAAGTGCCGTACTTGCCAATCGATCCAGCCGACATTGGTCGCAGCTACGAGGCGGTCATCCGCGTCAACAGCCAGTCCGGCAAGGGCGGGATCACCTACCTGCTGGAACAGGAATACGGCATTTCCCTGCCGCGTCGCATGCAGATCGAGTTCAGCCAGGTGGTTCAGGGCGAGACCGATCGTCTGGGCCTGGAAATGACGGCTCAGCAGATTTACTCGCTGTTCAAGCGTGAATACTTGCAGGCCAACAAGCCGTACGCGCTGGTCAGCCATCGTTTGCAAGAAGAAAACGGCAACAGTGCCGTTGAAGTGGTCGTGACCGGAATGAGCGACAGCGAAAGCAATCTGCGCTGGAAAGGCACCGGCAACGGCGCATTGGAAGCGCTGGTCGCCGGTCTGCCGGTTTCAGCCGAGATCATGGACTACAACGAACACGCCATCGGCGCAGGCACCACGGCCAAGGCCGCTGCTTACATCGAGTTGCGTGTGAACGGTGACCGGGCGGTGCATGGCGTCGGCATTGACGAAAACATCACCACGGCCAGCTTCAAGGCGCTGTTCAGCGCACTTAATCGCGGCTTGCTGCAGGCTGACGCGACAAAAGCGGCGTAA
- a CDS encoding amidohydrolase, which yields MRDLSTLPNLSIALVQTTLVWHDAPANHAHFEELLAQARGADLVILPEMFTTGFSMESETLAEPEDGPTAQWILAQARQLDAVVTGSVIIRAADGSHRNRLLWARPDGELLHYDKRHLFRMAGEHEHYSPGERQVQFELKGWRIRPLICYDLRFPVWSRDAHNTDLLLYTANWPGARRLHWNRLLPARAIENLCYVAAVNRVGIDGKGFAYTGDSQVLDFQGESLLNIGEADGVFQVSLSAQSLAAYREKFPACLDADTFEIQ from the coding sequence ATGCGCGATCTGAGCACGCTGCCCAATCTGAGTATCGCGCTGGTCCAGACCACGCTGGTCTGGCACGACGCCCCGGCGAACCACGCTCACTTCGAAGAGCTCCTGGCCCAGGCCAGGGGCGCAGATCTGGTGATCCTGCCGGAGATGTTCACCACCGGGTTTTCCATGGAATCCGAGACGCTGGCCGAGCCCGAAGACGGCCCGACGGCCCAGTGGATACTGGCGCAAGCCAGGCAACTGGATGCGGTGGTGACCGGCAGCGTGATCATTCGCGCCGCTGACGGCAGCCATCGCAATCGCCTGCTGTGGGCGCGGCCAGATGGCGAGCTGCTGCATTACGACAAGCGCCACCTGTTCAGAATGGCCGGGGAGCACGAGCATTACAGCCCAGGGGAACGCCAGGTGCAGTTCGAGCTCAAGGGCTGGCGCATTCGTCCGCTGATCTGCTACGACCTGCGTTTCCCAGTGTGGAGCCGTGACGCCCACAACACCGATCTGCTGCTTTACACCGCCAACTGGCCGGGCGCTCGCCGTCTGCACTGGAACCGCTTGCTGCCGGCGCGGGCCATCGAGAACCTGTGTTACGTCGCGGCGGTGAACCGCGTGGGCATCGATGGCAAGGGCTTCGCCTACACAGGCGACAGCCAGGTGCTGGACTTCCAGGGCGAGAGCCTGCTGAACATCGGCGAGGCGGATGGGGTGTTTCAGGTCAGCCTGTCCGCGCAGAGCCTGGCGGCGTACCGAGAGAAATTCCCGGCCTGTCTCGACGCTGATACATTCGAGATACAGTAA
- a CDS encoding pyridoxal phosphate-dependent aminotransferase produces MITSKLPNVGTTIFTVMSQLAAETGAINLSQGFPDFDGPDALREALCRRVMDGNNQYAPMAGLPALREQVAAKIARCYGRQVGVDSEITITPGATHAIFCAIQTVVSTGDEVIVFDPCYDSYAPSVELAGGRTVHVQLKDGDFAIDWEKLSAALSPRTRMIVINTPHNPSGALITRDELDRLAALIRDRDIYVLSDEVYEHLVFDGLQHASVLAHDELYQRAFVVSSFGKTYHVTGWKTGYLVAPPALTAEARKIHQFVAFCGVTPLQWALADFMAAHPEHVDELPAFYQAKRDYFCDRLEASRFTFTRASGTYFQLVDYSQIRPDLNDVDMSLWMTREHGVASIPISVFYQNPPEGQRLIRLCFPKREETLRLAAEKLCAI; encoded by the coding sequence ATGATCACCAGCAAACTGCCGAACGTTGGCACCACCATTTTTACCGTGATGTCCCAGCTGGCCGCTGAAACCGGGGCGATCAATCTGTCTCAGGGTTTTCCCGATTTCGATGGGCCCGACGCACTGCGTGAAGCCCTTTGCCGCCGCGTCATGGACGGCAACAACCAATACGCGCCGATGGCTGGCCTGCCTGCGTTGCGCGAGCAAGTCGCCGCGAAGATCGCCCGGTGCTACGGCCGTCAGGTCGGCGTCGACAGCGAAATCACCATCACACCCGGCGCTACCCACGCCATCTTCTGCGCGATCCAAACCGTTGTGAGTACCGGTGACGAAGTTATCGTCTTCGACCCGTGCTACGACAGTTATGCGCCTTCTGTGGAACTGGCCGGCGGGCGCACCGTGCATGTGCAGCTCAAGGACGGCGACTTCGCCATCGACTGGGAGAAACTCAGTGCTGCGCTGAGCCCTCGCACCCGGATGATCGTCATCAACACGCCCCACAACCCCAGCGGCGCGCTGATCACTCGCGATGAACTGGATCGGCTGGCGGCATTGATCCGTGATCGCGATATTTACGTGCTCAGCGACGAGGTCTACGAGCATCTGGTGTTTGACGGCCTGCAGCACGCCAGCGTGCTGGCCCATGACGAACTCTACCAGCGCGCCTTTGTGGTCAGTTCGTTCGGCAAGACCTATCACGTCACCGGCTGGAAAACCGGCTACCTCGTTGCGCCGCCGGCACTGACCGCCGAAGCGCGCAAGATCCATCAGTTCGTCGCGTTCTGCGGGGTTACACCGCTGCAATGGGCGCTGGCCGATTTCATGGCGGCGCACCCGGAGCACGTCGACGAACTGCCGGCGTTCTATCAGGCCAAACGCGACTATTTCTGCGATCGCCTTGAAGCCTCGCGCTTCACCTTCACGCGCGCCAGCGGCACCTACTTTCAGCTCGTTGATTACTCGCAGATCCGTCCGGACCTCAACGATGTGGACATGTCGCTGTGGATGACCCGCGAGCACGGTGTGGCGAGCATTCCGATCTCGGTTTTCTATCAGAATCCGCCCGAAGGCCAGCGCCTGATCCGGCTGTGCTTTCCCAAGCGTGAGGAGACGCTGCGTCTGGCGGCGGAAAAACTATGCGCGATCTGA
- the der gene encoding ribosome biogenesis GTPase Der, with protein MVPVIALVGRPNVGKSTLFNRLTRTRDAIVGDLSGLTRDRQYGEAKWQGRSYILIDTGGISGDEHGMDEKMAEQSLLAIEEADVVLFLVDAKAGFTAADQMIGEHLRKRNKTSYVVANKVDNIDPDMARAEFSPLGMGDAIPVAGAHGRGITQMLEIALRDFPKDADEVEEGEEEEVVAEGQEAKRIPGPSEKDGIKIAIIGRPNVGKSTLVNRMLGEDRVIVYDEPGTTRDSIYIPFERNEEKYTLIDTAGVRKRGKIHEEVEKFSVVKTLQAIKDANVVIFVMDAREGVVDHDLNLLGFALESGRALVIALNKWDGMVPSERDYVKVELERRLFFVDFADIHFISALHGTGVGNLYQSVQNSFKSAVTRWPTSRLTQILEDAVSEHAPPMVGSRRIKLRYAHLGGANPPLIVIHGNQVEKVPKSYVRYLENTYRRVLKLVGTPIRIEFKGGENPYEGNKNTLTDRQVNKKRRMMSHHKKADKKRRDKR; from the coding sequence ATGGTTCCCGTAATCGCCCTGGTGGGTCGACCGAACGTCGGCAAGTCCACCTTGTTCAACCGCCTGACCAGGACTCGCGACGCCATCGTCGGCGACTTGTCCGGTCTGACCCGTGATCGCCAATACGGTGAGGCCAAGTGGCAAGGGCGCTCCTACATCCTGATCGACACCGGCGGTATCTCCGGTGACGAGCACGGCATGGACGAAAAAATGGCCGAGCAGTCGCTGCTGGCCATCGAAGAAGCCGATGTCGTGTTGTTCCTCGTTGACGCCAAAGCAGGCTTCACTGCCGCCGACCAGATGATTGGCGAGCACTTGCGCAAGCGCAACAAGACGTCTTACGTGGTCGCCAACAAGGTCGACAACATCGACCCTGACATGGCCCGCGCCGAGTTTTCACCGCTGGGCATGGGTGACGCGATTCCGGTTGCCGGCGCTCACGGTCGTGGCATTACTCAGATGCTCGAAATCGCCCTGCGCGACTTCCCGAAAGACGCTGATGAAGTCGAAGAAGGCGAAGAAGAGGAAGTCGTCGCCGAAGGTCAGGAAGCCAAGCGCATTCCCGGCCCGAGCGAGAAGGACGGCATCAAGATCGCGATCATCGGTCGCCCCAACGTTGGCAAGTCGACGCTGGTCAACCGCATGCTCGGTGAAGACCGCGTCATCGTATACGACGAGCCGGGCACCACCCGCGACAGCATTTACATCCCGTTCGAACGCAACGAGGAAAAGTACACGCTGATCGACACCGCCGGTGTGCGCAAGCGCGGCAAGATCCACGAAGAAGTCGAAAAGTTCTCCGTGGTCAAAACCCTGCAGGCGATCAAAGACGCCAACGTGGTGATCTTCGTGATGGACGCCCGTGAAGGCGTCGTCGACCACGACCTCAACCTGTTGGGCTTTGCCCTTGAATCCGGTCGGGCCCTGGTCATCGCGCTGAACAAGTGGGATGGCATGGTGCCTAGCGAGCGCGATTACGTGAAGGTCGAGCTGGAGCGTCGGTTGTTCTTCGTCGACTTCGCCGACATCCACTTCATCTCGGCGCTGCATGGCACGGGCGTGGGCAACCTGTATCAGTCGGTGCAGAACTCGTTCAAATCCGCCGTGACCCGCTGGCCGACCAGCCGCCTGACCCAGATTCTGGAAGACGCGGTCAGCGAGCACGCACCGCCGATGGTGGGCAGTCGCCGCATCAAGCTGCGTTACGCTCACTTGGGTGGCGCGAACCCGCCGTTGATCGTGATTCACGGTAACCAGGTCGAGAAAGTACCGAAGTCGTACGTCCGCTATCTCGAGAACACCTACCGCCGTGTGCTCAAGCTGGTCGGTACGCCGATCCGCATCGAGTTCAAGGGTGGCGAGAACCCGTACGAAGGCAACAAGAACACGCTGACGGACCGCCAGGTCAACAAGAAGCGTCGAATGATGTCGCACCACAAGAAAGCCGACAAGAAGCGCCGCGACAAGCGTTGA
- the bamB gene encoding outer membrane protein assembly factor BamB: protein MRDVIRWKHAALLALAILAAGCSSNSKKELPPAELVDFKQEVTLQKLWSRSVGDGQGDIYNMLVPAIDGENIYAADANGLVMAINRSNGDVVWKKELEQPVSGAVGVGFGLVMLGTLRGEVIVLDEATGEQKWKAKATSEVLSAPATNGSVVVAQTQDDRVIGYDAITGDQRWIYESSPAVLTLRGTGAPIATPSLAIAGLSTGKVVALDINNGVPAWEQRVAIPAGRSELDRVVDIDGGLLLSGNTLYVATYQGRVAGLELQSGRVLWQRDASSYSGVAQGFGSVYVSLANGTVEGIDERSSTGLWSNDSLARRQLGAPEVFSSYVAVGDMEGYLHLLSQVDGHFVAREKIDSDGLRARPLVSGSTIYVFGNSGKLEALTIK from the coding sequence ATGCGTGACGTGATTCGTTGGAAACATGCAGCATTGCTGGCTCTGGCCATTCTGGCCGCGGGTTGCAGCAGCAACAGCAAAAAAGAGCTGCCTCCGGCAGAACTCGTCGACTTCAAACAGGAAGTGACCCTGCAGAAGTTGTGGAGCCGCTCCGTCGGTGACGGTCAGGGCGACATCTACAACATGCTGGTTCCGGCCATCGACGGTGAGAATATCTACGCTGCCGATGCGAACGGTCTGGTCATGGCGATCAATCGCAGCAACGGCGACGTGGTCTGGAAAAAAGAGCTTGAGCAACCGGTCTCCGGCGCCGTCGGCGTAGGTTTTGGTCTGGTCATGCTCGGCACGTTGCGCGGCGAAGTCATCGTCCTCGACGAAGCGACCGGCGAGCAGAAGTGGAAAGCCAAGGCGACCAGCGAAGTGCTGTCGGCTCCGGCCACCAACGGCAGCGTTGTGGTTGCCCAGACCCAGGATGATCGGGTCATCGGTTATGACGCCATCACTGGCGATCAACGCTGGATCTACGAGAGCAGCCCTGCTGTTCTGACACTGCGTGGCACCGGTGCACCGATTGCCACCCCTTCGCTGGCCATTGCAGGTTTGTCGACCGGTAAGGTCGTGGCGCTGGACATCAACAACGGCGTACCGGCCTGGGAGCAGCGCGTTGCCATTCCGGCAGGTCGCTCCGAGCTGGATCGCGTGGTCGACATCGACGGTGGTCTGCTGCTCTCCGGCAACACGTTGTATGTCGCGACTTACCAGGGTCGCGTAGCCGGTCTGGAACTGCAGAGCGGTCGCGTGCTGTGGCAGCGTGATGCCTCGAGCTATTCGGGTGTGGCGCAGGGCTTCGGCAGCGTTTACGTCTCGCTGGCCAACGGCACGGTGGAAGGCATCGATGAGCGCTCGTCCACCGGTCTGTGGAGCAACGACTCGCTGGCCCGTCGCCAACTCGGCGCGCCGGAAGTGTTCTCCAGCTACGTCGCAGTCGGTGACATGGAAGGCTATCTGCACCTGCTGAGCCAGGTCGATGGTCATTTTGTCGCCCGTGAAAAGATTGACAGCGATGGCCTGCGTGCTCGCCCGCTGGTCTCCGGCAGCACCATTTATGTCTTCGGCAACAGCGGCAAGCTGGAAGCGCTGACGATCAAGTAG
- a CDS encoding tetratricopeptide repeat protein, protein MSSTDDDELVAVKDWWQRNGKPLLTGGLLAVIVVLGWQGWQRYQNNQAQGGSALYQQLLETALTPSGQADAGRVAEIAGKLKSEFGGTAYAQYGSLFVAKVAVDTGKLDDAANELKSVTDKPANATLGEIARQRLARVLAAQNKAEDALKLLDGQADKSFAASREELRGDLLVQLGRTDDAYAAYKKAKAALSEEAAVGGLQMKLDDLAKGDA, encoded by the coding sequence GTGTCGAGTACCGATGATGATGAGCTGGTTGCCGTAAAGGACTGGTGGCAGCGTAACGGCAAGCCTCTGCTGACCGGCGGCCTGCTGGCGGTGATCGTGGTGTTGGGCTGGCAAGGCTGGCAGCGCTATCAGAACAACCAGGCGCAAGGTGGTTCGGCGCTGTATCAGCAATTGCTGGAAACTGCACTGACGCCAAGCGGCCAGGCCGATGCAGGCCGAGTGGCCGAGATCGCCGGCAAGCTGAAGAGCGAATTCGGCGGCACCGCGTACGCTCAGTACGGCAGTCTGTTCGTGGCCAAGGTGGCCGTGGACACGGGCAAGCTGGATGACGCCGCGAACGAACTAAAATCCGTGACCGACAAGCCGGCCAACGCGACGCTGGGTGAAATCGCCCGTCAGCGTCTGGCTCGCGTGCTCGCTGCACAGAACAAGGCTGAAGACGCGCTGAAGCTGCTCGACGGTCAGGCCGACAAGTCCTTCGCGGCCAGCCGTGAAGAGCTGCGCGGCGACCTGCTGGTTCAGCTGGGTCGCACCGATGATGCCTATGCTGCGTACAAAAAGGCCAAGGCGGCGCTTTCTGAAGAAGCGGCTGTTGGCGGTCTGCAAATGAAGCTCGACGACCTGGCGAAAGGGGATGCGTGA
- the hisS gene encoding histidine--tRNA ligase: MSKSLQAIRGMNDILPDQTPLWRYFEGTVSRLLDNYGYRQIRMPIVEFTDLFKRSIGEVTDIVEKEMYTFADRNGDSLTLRPEGTAACVRAVLEHGITGGGQVQKLWYIGPMFRHERPQKGRYRQFHQIGVEVFNLDGPDIDAELIVLTWRLWGLLGIRNAVKLELNSLGTSEARGRYREALVEYLSARHEQLDEDSQRRLKTNPLRVLDTKHPETQAVLVDAPRLADYLDDESRVHFEGLKARLDAAGIPYVINPKLVRGLDYYSKTVFEWVTDQLGAQGTVCAGGRYDGLVEQMGGKPTSGVGFAMGIERLVLLLETLEQIPEEIARTVDVYVCAFGEAAELAALTLSERLRDQAPNLRLQVNAGAGSFKSQFKKADKSGALYALILGDEELARKEVGVKPLRGQGEQQNIAWDALSEHLATCISQG, from the coding sequence GTGAGTAAGTCTCTGCAAGCCATTCGTGGCATGAACGACATCCTGCCGGATCAGACGCCGCTGTGGCGCTACTTCGAAGGCACGGTCTCGCGTTTGCTGGATAACTACGGTTATCGCCAGATCCGCATGCCGATCGTCGAGTTCACCGACCTGTTCAAACGCTCCATTGGCGAAGTCACCGACATCGTCGAGAAAGAGATGTACACCTTCGCCGACCGTAATGGCGATTCCCTGACCCTGCGCCCTGAAGGCACGGCGGCGTGCGTGCGTGCGGTCCTCGAACATGGCATCACCGGCGGCGGTCAGGTGCAGAAACTCTGGTACATCGGCCCGATGTTCCGCCACGAGCGTCCGCAAAAAGGCCGTTATCGTCAGTTTCACCAGATCGGCGTCGAGGTGTTCAACCTTGATGGTCCGGACATCGACGCCGAGCTGATCGTGCTGACCTGGCGCCTGTGGGGCCTGCTGGGTATCCGCAACGCCGTCAAACTCGAACTCAACAGCCTGGGCACCAGTGAAGCCCGCGGCCGTTATCGTGAGGCGCTGGTCGAGTATCTCTCGGCGCGTCACGAGCAACTGGACGAAGACAGCCAGCGCCGTCTGAAGACCAACCCGCTGCGTGTGCTGGATACCAAACACCCTGAAACTCAGGCGGTGCTGGTTGATGCACCCAGGCTGGCGGATTACCTGGACGACGAATCCCGGGTTCACTTCGAAGGCCTTAAGGCGCGTCTCGACGCGGCGGGCATTCCGTATGTGATCAACCCGAAGCTGGTTCGCGGCCTGGACTATTACAGCAAAACCGTATTCGAGTGGGTGACTGACCAGCTCGGCGCTCAGGGCACTGTCTGCGCGGGCGGCCGTTACGACGGTCTGGTCGAGCAGATGGGCGGCAAGCCGACCTCGGGCGTGGGCTTTGCCATGGGCATCGAGCGTCTGGTGCTGTTGCTGGAAACCCTCGAGCAGATTCCCGAAGAAATCGCCCGTACCGTCGACGTTTACGTGTGCGCATTCGGCGAGGCCGCCGAGCTGGCAGCGCTGACCCTGTCCGAGCGCTTGCGCGATCAGGCGCCGAACCTGCGTCTGCAAGTCAATGCCGGGGCTGGCAGCTTCAAGAGCCAGTTCAAGAAGGCCGACAAGAGCGGCGCGCTGTACGCGTTGATCCTTGGCGACGAAGAGCTGGCGCGCAAGGAAGTGGGCGTCAAGCCGCTGCGTGGTCAGGGCGAGCAACAAAATATTGCCTGGGATGCTCTGTCCGAGCACCTGGCCACCTGCATCTCGCAGGGTTGA